A genomic segment from Bacteroidales bacterium encodes:
- a CDS encoding T9SS type A sorting domain-containing protein yields MRDQKIQFTFLLFLVFGVTGLRAQEAQPATGGEASGSGGSVSYSVGQVVYTTVSGSSASSNQGIQQPYEIVVETALDEAKGIELNVLAYPNPVQNFLVLKITNYLVSVGDLALNDLFCQLYDVNGNMLKRVRIKSSETRIAMNRFIPAIYFLKVLRDEREIKTFKIIKH; encoded by the coding sequence ATGCGAGATCAAAAAATTCAATTCACCTTCCTGCTCTTCCTGGTTTTTGGAGTGACAGGATTGCGGGCACAGGAAGCCCAGCCTGCAACTGGGGGCGAAGCTTCAGGTAGTGGCGGTTCGGTAAGCTATTCTGTCGGTCAGGTTGTTTATACGACGGTATCCGGATCTTCCGCTTCCTCAAATCAGGGTATACAACAACCCTATGAAATCGTTGTGGAAACTGCCCTTGACGAGGCCAAAGGCATTGAGCTGAATGTGTTGGCTTATCCAAATCCGGTACAAAATTTTCTTGTACTGAAAATAACCAACTATTTGGTGTCAGTAGGGGATTTGGCCTTGAATGATCTGTTTTGTCAGCTCTATGACGTGAATGGAAACATGTTAAAACGTGTGAGAATTAAATCAAGCGAAACCAGGATTGCTATGAACCGGTTCATACCGGCAATCTATTTTCTAAAGGTATTACGGGACGAAAGGGAAATCAAGACATTTAAAATTATTAAACATTAA
- a CDS encoding response regulator transcription factor, with the protein MRIVIIDDEESVRRSLSKIILQELDDAEIVAEAGDVQTGVDVLKNYSPDLLLLDIQLPDGTGFDLLGKVNPFNFKLIFITAFEEYAIKAFKFSALDYLLKPFDPDEVSKALARVKEAIEFEDTQIKLNAFLSNIQNISSEVKKIVLRTSESIHLVNVQDIMHCQSDGNYTNIYLHGGKKLIVSRTLKEFEQMLEPYGFFRLHQSHLMNLNYLDHFNREREHVVLKNDTSLPVSSRKKDQLLKIFKDL; encoded by the coding sequence ATGAGAATTGTTATCATTGACGATGAAGAAAGCGTAAGAAGGTCCCTTTCCAAAATAATACTACAGGAACTTGATGATGCGGAAATTGTTGCTGAAGCCGGCGATGTTCAAACAGGTGTGGATGTATTGAAAAACTACAGTCCCGATTTGTTGTTGCTTGACATTCAATTGCCCGACGGAACAGGATTTGATTTACTCGGGAAGGTGAACCCGTTTAATTTTAAGCTGATATTCATTACAGCCTTTGAGGAATATGCCATCAAGGCCTTCAAATTTTCTGCACTGGATTACCTTTTAAAGCCCTTTGATCCGGATGAGGTCAGCAAAGCCCTTGCCAGGGTAAAGGAAGCCATAGAATTTGAGGATACCCAGATTAAGCTGAACGCGTTTCTTTCCAACATACAAAATATTTCCAGTGAGGTAAAGAAGATTGTACTCAGAACCTCTGAGAGCATTCACCTGGTGAATGTGCAGGATATTATGCATTGTCAGTCGGACGGCAATTATACCAACATTTATCTGCATGGAGGCAAAAAGCTGATTGTCTCCAGAACCTTAAAGGAATTTGAGCAGATGCTTGAGCCATATGGTTTTTTCAGGCTGCATCAGTCCCATCTGATGAATCTGAACTACCTGGATCATTTCAACCGGGAACGCGAGCATGTGGTGCTGAAAAATGATACCTCCCTTCCTGTGTCCAGCAGGAAAAAAGATCAGCTGCTGAAGATTTTTAAGGATTTATAG
- a CDS encoding histidine kinase: GGENGITLFHPGMIVKNTRKPKLQITAFEKFDQIIRRDFTSQNRISLEHDENFFTLHFASLDFTAPEKNQYAYMLEGVNEDWVYPKDENKASYTDIDPGTYTFKVKGSNNDYVWNDQPVSLQIRIYPPFYRTTWFLLLVIFSLGSVAFVFVRMRIQGLKKEKNNVELEQKLLRSQMNPHFIFNSLTSIQNFMLSEEVGKANHYLVKFSKLLRLILSHSRTNYISLSQEIETLEHYLTIQKIRYNQLFEYFLEVSESLDPEKVLIPPMLTQPFVENAIEHGFKLAEYPGRLYVQYAPIGQNIQIVIEDNGIGIERSKQFKATNDKDHQSLATKITRERILNLNRFRKHKIHMEIHDLGKNGDDQQGTRVDIWIPYMLKGANEGRSGNIHKE, from the coding sequence GGAGGGGAGAATGGCATTACCCTTTTTCATCCCGGAATGATCGTAAAAAATACCAGAAAACCAAAACTGCAGATTACAGCGTTCGAAAAATTTGATCAGATCATTCGTAGGGATTTTACTTCCCAAAACAGGATTTCATTGGAACATGATGAGAATTTTTTTACCCTTCACTTTGCTTCTCTGGATTTCACCGCACCTGAGAAAAATCAATATGCCTACATGCTGGAAGGAGTGAATGAAGACTGGGTTTATCCGAAAGATGAAAATAAGGCGAGCTATACCGATATCGATCCCGGGACCTATACTTTCAAGGTAAAAGGTTCTAATAACGATTATGTATGGAACGATCAACCGGTTTCATTGCAGATTCGGATTTATCCGCCTTTCTATAGGACTACGTGGTTTTTGCTATTGGTCATTTTTAGTCTGGGAAGCGTTGCTTTTGTTTTTGTAAGGATGCGAATTCAGGGGTTGAAAAAGGAAAAGAATAATGTGGAGCTGGAGCAGAAATTGTTGCGCTCACAGATGAATCCCCATTTTATTTTTAACTCCCTTACTTCCATTCAAAATTTTATGTTGAGCGAGGAAGTCGGTAAGGCCAATCATTACCTGGTCAAGTTTTCCAAACTGCTTCGTTTGATACTCAGTCATTCCAGAACAAATTATATATCGCTCTCGCAGGAAATAGAAACCCTTGAGCATTATCTTACCATACAGAAGATCCGATACAACCAATTATTTGAGTATTTTCTGGAAGTAAGTGAATCGCTGGACCCGGAAAAAGTGTTGATCCCCCCAATGCTCACGCAGCCATTTGTGGAAAATGCCATAGAACACGGATTCAAACTTGCAGAGTACCCCGGCCGGCTTTATGTTCAATATGCACCAATCGGACAAAATATTCAGATTGTGATTGAGGACAACGGCATAGGCATTGAACGGTCAAAACAGTTTAAAGCAACAAATGATAAGGATCATCAATCCCTTGCAACAAAAATTACACGGGAACGTATTCTAAATCTGAACCGTTTCCGAAAACATAAAATCCATATGGAAATACACGATCTTGGGAAGAATGGTGATGATCAGCAGGGCACCAGGGTAGATATATGGATACCCTATATGCTGAAAGGTGCAAATGAAGGAAGATCAGGGAATATACATAAAGAGTAA